The Listeria sp. PSOL-1 genome includes a region encoding these proteins:
- a CDS encoding YxeA family protein — protein MKNKKCLIIFLTAILISICAIFEYITPNSASANFYYVKINTAGSQVKKSHFKGYQYITTARKANGRTSKITFYSDTKLPENRPVKIVVGANKLLASYQKVMSMPKYYAKKQ, from the coding sequence ATGAAAAATAAAAAGTGTCTTATCATTTTCCTAACAGCCATTTTAATCTCTATTTGTGCCATTTTTGAATATATTACACCTAACTCTGCTAGCGCTAATTTTTATTATGTCAAAATTAATACCGCGGGCTCTCAAGTGAAAAAAAGTCATTTTAAAGGCTATCAATATATTACTACTGCTCGTAAAGCGAATGGTCGAACAAGCAAAATCACCTTCTACTCCGACACCAAACTACCAGAAAATAGGCCTGTTAAAATTGTTGTCGGTGCCAATAAATTGCTTGCCAGTTATCAAAAAGTGATGTCAATGCCAAAATACTATGCTAAAAAGCAATAA
- a CDS encoding PLP-dependent aminotransferase family protein, with translation MWNFQKQEKKPLYQQIVCHIEKLIETGKLLPGERLPSERKLAERLGVNRSTIIHVFDELETAGMIIRKKGSGTYVNEDKWGILTTGKTNWRHYVSQGAFHTNLPYIRSMRELGKQFPKEVIDLATGELPVELLPPIQVPNLSWQSFLKKEGAEDPFGYLPLRKTIKTHMQQKLGISTDHEEILITSGAQQALFLITQCLLSPGDAIAIEAPSYFYSLSLFQSAGLRIYALPVNDFGVDLNVLEELYSKHRVKMVFLNPTFQNPTGMVMTKEQRQCLIACCARLKIPIVEDDPFGQFTYDVHSLPRPLKQLDAENVLYIGSLSKVMGSTTRIGWLAGPRAVVERLAAARQEMDFGLSIFPQVLADDVLNSTSYFEHIKKLQTLLAERKEWLVSALNAYLPNGISYNAPLGGLSLWVKLTDFDTLTHFNLFLEKKLLVMPGFLFGVKTSTLRLTFARLNETLAEEAVRRLAMILGRK, from the coding sequence ATGTGGAATTTTCAAAAACAAGAAAAAAAGCCTTTATACCAACAAATTGTTTGCCACATCGAAAAGTTAATTGAAACGGGGAAACTGTTGCCAGGCGAGAGATTACCCTCCGAAAGAAAACTTGCTGAAAGACTTGGTGTCAATCGGTCCACGATTATTCACGTGTTTGATGAATTGGAAACTGCTGGAATGATTATCCGAAAAAAGGGCAGTGGAACTTATGTAAATGAAGATAAATGGGGAATTCTTACAACTGGAAAAACCAATTGGCGGCATTATGTGAGCCAAGGAGCTTTTCATACCAATTTGCCCTATATTCGTTCGATGCGTGAACTAGGTAAGCAATTTCCAAAAGAAGTGATCGACCTTGCAACAGGGGAATTGCCAGTTGAATTATTACCGCCTATTCAAGTACCAAACTTATCTTGGCAATCCTTTTTAAAAAAAGAAGGTGCAGAAGATCCATTTGGCTATCTACCGCTAAGAAAAACAATCAAAACGCACATGCAGCAAAAACTTGGGATTTCAACAGATCATGAAGAAATTTTGATTACATCTGGTGCGCAACAAGCCTTATTTTTAATCACGCAATGTCTGCTTTCACCTGGAGATGCGATTGCAATCGAAGCACCTTCTTATTTTTATTCACTTTCGCTTTTTCAATCAGCAGGCTTACGAATTTACGCCTTACCCGTTAACGACTTTGGCGTAGACTTGAATGTATTGGAAGAGCTTTACTCAAAGCATCGCGTTAAAATGGTATTTCTTAATCCAACTTTTCAAAATCCAACTGGAATGGTTATGACTAAAGAGCAGCGACAGTGTTTGATTGCTTGTTGTGCTAGACTTAAAATCCCAATTGTAGAAGATGATCCATTTGGACAATTTACGTATGATGTTCATTCATTACCAAGACCACTTAAACAATTAGATGCTGAAAATGTTCTCTATATTGGTTCGCTATCTAAAGTCATGGGAAGTACAACACGGATTGGTTGGTTGGCGGGACCACGTGCTGTTGTTGAACGATTAGCAGCTGCTAGGCAGGAAATGGATTTTGGCTTGAGCATTTTTCCGCAAGTATTAGCAGATGACGTCTTAAATTCGACAAGCTATTTTGAACACATTAAGAAATTGCAGACGCTTTTAGCTGAAAGAAAAGAATGGCTTGTGTCTGCTTTGAATGCTTATCTACCAAATGGAATCAGCTACAATGCACCGCTTGGAGGATTAAGTTTATGGGTAAAATTAACTGATTTTGATACGTTGACTCACTTTAATTTATTTTTGGAAAAAAAATTACTTGTCATGCCAGGTTTTTTATTTGGCGTAAAGACGTCTACTTTACGGCTCACTTTTGCTCGATTAAATGAGACATTGGCTGAGGAAGCGGTAAGACGTTTGGCGATGATTCTTGGAAGAAAATAA
- the pdxS gene encoding pyridoxal 5'-phosphate synthase lyase subunit PdxS, translating to MEKITGTEKVKRGMAQMQKNGVIMDVVNAEQAKIAEEAGAVAVMALERVPSDIRAAGGVARMADPRIIEEVMNAVSIPVMAKARIGHITEARVLEAMGVDYIDESEVLTPADDEFHLLKSEFTVPFVCGCRDLGEALRRIGEGAAMLRTKGEPGTGNIVEAVRHMRKVNSQIRELVNKDDAELMTMAKELGAPYELLKEMKILQKLPVVNFAAGGVATPADAALMMELGADGVFVGSGIFKSENPAKFAKAIVQATTYFTDYELIGKLSKELGTAMKGIEISRLTPEERMQDRGW from the coding sequence ATGGAAAAAATAACTGGAACTGAAAAAGTAAAACGCGGCATGGCGCAAATGCAAAAAAATGGGGTCATCATGGATGTCGTAAATGCTGAACAAGCAAAAATTGCTGAGGAAGCAGGCGCTGTAGCTGTTATGGCTCTTGAACGCGTTCCTTCAGATATTCGAGCTGCTGGCGGTGTCGCAAGAATGGCAGATCCACGCATCATTGAAGAAGTAATGAATGCGGTTTCAATCCCTGTCATGGCAAAGGCACGAATTGGGCATATTACTGAAGCTCGTGTTCTTGAAGCAATGGGTGTTGATTATATTGATGAAAGTGAAGTATTAACGCCAGCTGACGACGAATTTCATTTATTAAAAAGTGAATTTACTGTCCCATTTGTTTGTGGTTGTCGCGATTTAGGAGAAGCGCTCCGCCGCATTGGAGAAGGTGCGGCCATGCTTCGGACAAAAGGTGAGCCTGGAACGGGTAATATCGTTGAAGCTGTAAGACATATGCGCAAAGTAAATAGTCAAATTCGCGAACTCGTTAACAAAGATGATGCTGAACTTATGACAATGGCAAAAGAACTTGGTGCCCCTTATGAATTACTAAAAGAAATGAAAATCCTTCAAAAGCTACCTGTTGTTAATTTCGCTGCTGGTGGTGTGGCTACTCCTGCTGACGCTGCTTTAATGATGGAACTCGGTGCAGATGGCGTTTTTGTTGGCTCAGGAATTTTCAAATCAGAAAACCCTGCTAAGTTTGCAAAAGCTATTGTCCAAGCAACAACCTACTTTACAGACTATGAGCTGATTGGTAAATTGTCAAAAGAGCTAGGAACAGCAATGAAAGGCATTGAAATCTCTCGTTTAACACCGGAAGAACGTATGCAGGATCGAGGTTGGTAA
- the pdxT gene encoding pyridoxal 5'-phosphate synthase glutaminase subunit PdxT has protein sequence MKTIGVLALQGAIHEHISIIKKMGHHALPIKHPEDLKTLDGLILPGGESTTMRHLMKRYHFIQPIKDFAKEKKGIFGTCAGMVLAAKTTLSDEENLNLLDGMVIRNGFGRQKESFETNLTIPVLGDKPFQAIFIRAPFLTQLGKNVKVLAAINEKVVVAHENNVLVTAFHPELTNDTRLLEYFIENCC, from the coding sequence ATGAAAACAATTGGTGTTCTAGCATTACAAGGCGCTATACATGAACATATCTCTATCATAAAGAAAATGGGACATCATGCACTCCCCATTAAACATCCTGAAGACTTAAAAACGCTTGACGGCTTAATTCTTCCAGGCGGGGAAAGTACCACCATGCGCCATTTAATGAAACGCTATCATTTTATTCAACCTATAAAAGATTTCGCCAAAGAAAAAAAAGGTATTTTCGGTACATGCGCTGGAATGGTTTTAGCAGCAAAAACAACTTTATCTGATGAAGAGAATTTAAACCTCTTAGATGGCATGGTTATTCGTAATGGCTTTGGCCGACAAAAAGAAAGCTTCGAAACTAACTTAACCATCCCAGTATTAGGTGATAAACCATTTCAAGCGATTTTTATTCGTGCCCCGTTTCTGACACAACTTGGTAAAAATGTTAAAGTGCTTGCAGCTATTAATGAAAAAGTGGTTGTTGCGCATGAAAACAATGTCCTTGTTACAGCCTTCCACCCAGAGCTAACAAATGATACACGCTTACTAGAATACTTTATTGAAAATTGTTGTTAA
- the pta gene encoding phosphate acetyltransferase, protein MSDLFSVIKEQVAGENVRIVLPEGNDARIVKAAVRLAEEKVVVPVLLGSKEDIEKTAKKIDVSVSGIEIHEPASDPLFDELVQAFVERRKGKASEEDARKMLVDPNYFGTMLVFTGKADGLVSGAVHSTGDTVRPALQIIKTKPGVSKVAGAMIMARAEERYLFSDVAINIAPTADDLAENATVSAETAKIFGIDPRVAMLSFSTKGSAKSDETEKVVEATKLAKEKAPDLILDGEFQFDAAFVPSVAAQKAPGSVIKGDANVFIFPSLEAGNIGYKIAQRLGNFEAVGPILQGLNAPVNDLSRGCNADDVYHLVLITAAQAISK, encoded by the coding sequence ATGAGTGACTTATTTTCAGTAATTAAGGAACAAGTTGCTGGTGAAAATGTACGCATTGTTTTACCAGAAGGAAATGATGCAAGGATCGTTAAAGCAGCGGTTCGCTTAGCAGAAGAAAAAGTCGTTGTACCTGTTCTTTTAGGTTCAAAAGAGGATATTGAAAAAACAGCGAAAAAGATCGATGTATCGGTTTCAGGTATCGAAATTCACGAGCCCGCAAGCGATCCACTATTCGATGAGTTAGTCCAAGCTTTTGTAGAGCGTCGTAAGGGAAAAGCAAGCGAAGAAGATGCGCGTAAGATGCTAGTAGACCCTAACTATTTTGGAACAATGCTCGTGTTCACTGGCAAAGCAGACGGACTAGTAAGTGGCGCCGTCCATTCGACAGGTGACACAGTTCGCCCGGCTCTTCAAATTATTAAAACGAAACCAGGTGTTAGTAAAGTTGCCGGTGCAATGATTATGGCACGTGCGGAAGAACGTTATTTGTTTAGCGATGTTGCAATCAATATCGCACCAACAGCAGATGACTTAGCTGAAAATGCTACTGTAAGTGCTGAAACAGCTAAGATTTTTGGAATTGATCCTCGTGTTGCAATGTTGAGTTTTTCAACAAAAGGCTCAGCAAAATCCGATGAAACAGAAAAAGTAGTAGAAGCAACAAAATTGGCTAAAGAAAAAGCACCAGATTTAATCCTTGATGGTGAATTTCAATTTGATGCAGCTTTCGTTCCTTCTGTTGCTGCACAAAAAGCACCGGGCTCAGTGATTAAAGGAGATGCAAATGTCTTTATTTTCCCAAGTCTTGAAGCGGGTAATATTGGGTATAAAATTGCACAGCGCTTAGGAAACTTTGAAGCTGTTGGTCCGATTTTACAAGGTCTTAATGCACCTGTTAATGATTTATCACGCGGTTGTAATGCAGATGATGTGTATCATCTAGTCCTAATTACGGCTGCCCAAGCAATTAGTAAGTAA
- a CDS encoding ferrous iron transport protein A — translation MRLNEMVVGDHVRIKDMNLTSELLKRRLISLGCSEGCEICIKQKGAFGGPCTFETKGQYISIRNCDACEIMVELNG, via the coding sequence TTGAGATTGAATGAAATGGTCGTGGGGGATCATGTACGGATTAAAGATATGAACCTCACAAGCGAATTGCTCAAAAGACGCTTGATATCATTAGGTTGTTCAGAAGGTTGTGAGATATGTATCAAACAAAAAGGCGCTTTTGGCGGCCCTTGCACTTTCGAAACAAAAGGACAATATATCAGTATTCGTAACTGTGATGCTTGTGAGATTATGGTGGAATTAAATGGCTAA
- the feoB gene encoding ferrous iron transport protein B → MANTYCLLGNPNTGKTSLFNALTGSYEYVGNWSGVTVEKKIGTLRSKKGKLIDLPGIYDLNPISKDETVVTRFLLEETFDSMLNIVDAAQLERNLNLTIQLLEFGAPVVMGLNMIDVALGRGIKIDIPLLTKALRIPIVPVIARSGKGTVDILSSLTEKHIAKRSPLKLNYGHAIENAIAKLIHLMQGLLPAKQLRFLAVQFLTKNEVIDSFLDQHGILKEAVSIRLQTEEEVGIPLEQQIYKTRTAFIEDICLQAVEYTRKADIPFSDKLDQILTHKFWGIPIFLGIMWLIFQITFTWVGTPLSDLLDEFISGNLTNWVTSGLEMIGASSFLIALITEGIIAGVGSVVVFVPQILVIFFFISVLEDSGYMARIAVVMDRVMELFGLNGKAFIPMIIGFGCNVPGIMAARAIEEQKERLLTILISPFMSCSARLPVYALFAGVFFARYQALIVLSLYIIGIVLALIVTKILSKTILKNDQSVFVVELPPYRIPSPRTLWRSTWEKGKGFLRKAGTFIFAGSVIIWLLNYAGPNGFGVPMGESFLAMIGSFIAPLLVPLGFGSWQAGATLIPGFLAKEVIISTMAIIYSAPEGNLGQIVAGHYTPLSAYCFMLFILLYIPCLATVAAIRKETSSFKWTAFAVGYALVTAYVVVFIVYQIGRLFI, encoded by the coding sequence ATGGCTAATACATATTGTTTGCTTGGAAATCCTAATACCGGTAAAACCTCACTTTTCAATGCGTTAACCGGCTCTTATGAATATGTAGGTAACTGGAGTGGGGTTACTGTTGAGAAAAAAATCGGGACATTACGTTCTAAAAAAGGAAAATTGATTGATTTACCTGGTATCTATGATTTAAATCCTATTTCTAAAGATGAAACCGTTGTTACTCGTTTCTTATTGGAAGAGACCTTTGATTCCATGTTAAATATTGTTGATGCCGCACAACTTGAACGGAACTTAAATTTAACCATCCAATTGCTTGAATTCGGGGCCCCTGTTGTCATGGGATTAAACATGATTGACGTAGCGCTTGGTCGCGGGATAAAAATTGATATTCCCCTTCTTACTAAAGCCCTACGCATTCCAATTGTTCCAGTCATTGCTAGATCTGGAAAAGGAACGGTTGATATTTTATCGTCTCTAACGGAAAAACATATCGCAAAAAGAAGCCCACTCAAGCTTAATTACGGTCATGCCATTGAAAACGCAATCGCTAAATTAATACATTTAATGCAAGGCCTGCTTCCAGCTAAACAACTGCGCTTTTTAGCAGTTCAATTTTTAACAAAAAATGAAGTGATTGATTCTTTTTTAGATCAGCATGGCATTTTAAAAGAAGCTGTTAGTATTCGACTTCAAACAGAAGAAGAAGTTGGCATACCACTTGAACAACAAATTTATAAAACTCGTACCGCTTTTATTGAAGATATCTGTTTACAAGCAGTGGAATATACACGCAAAGCAGATATTCCTTTTTCTGATAAATTGGATCAGATTTTGACGCATAAATTTTGGGGGATTCCCATTTTCTTAGGAATAATGTGGCTCATTTTTCAGATTACATTTACGTGGGTAGGAACGCCGCTTTCTGATCTTTTAGATGAATTTATTTCTGGTAATTTAACCAATTGGGTTACCTCAGGGCTTGAAATGATAGGCGCCTCATCTTTTTTAATCGCCTTAATTACAGAAGGCATTATTGCTGGGGTTGGTAGTGTTGTCGTTTTTGTTCCGCAAATTCTAGTGATCTTTTTCTTCATTTCTGTCCTAGAAGATTCTGGCTATATGGCACGAATTGCCGTAGTAATGGATCGTGTTATGGAGCTATTTGGTTTAAATGGCAAAGCTTTTATTCCAATGATTATTGGCTTTGGCTGTAATGTTCCTGGAATTATGGCTGCACGGGCAATTGAAGAACAAAAAGAACGACTCCTTACCATTCTGATTTCACCCTTTATGTCTTGTTCTGCACGTTTACCAGTTTATGCATTATTTGCTGGTGTTTTCTTTGCGCGTTATCAAGCACTAATCGTTCTATCCCTTTACATCATTGGGATTGTTTTAGCACTTATTGTAACAAAAATTTTATCAAAAACGATTTTAAAAAACGATCAATCTGTTTTTGTCGTAGAGTTACCGCCTTATCGCATTCCTTCGCCACGAACGCTTTGGCGCAGCACATGGGAAAAAGGGAAAGGCTTTTTGCGAAAAGCTGGAACGTTTATCTTCGCCGGCTCTGTTATCATCTGGTTGCTTAACTATGCTGGCCCAAATGGTTTTGGTGTGCCAATGGGTGAAAGCTTTTTAGCCATGATTGGTAGCTTCATTGCACCTCTTTTAGTGCCACTTGGCTTTGGATCTTGGCAAGCAGGAGCAACACTTATTCCTGGATTTTTAGCTAAAGAAGTTATTATTTCTACGATGGCAATTATTTATTCTGCTCCTGAAGGAAATCTTGGGCAAATTGTTGCTGGGCATTATACACCACTTTCGGCCTATTGTTTCATGCTCTTTATCCTGCTCTATATTCCTTGTTTAGCAACGGTTGCTGCTATTCGCAAAGAAACTTCAAGCTTCAAATGGACAGCTTTTGCAGTAGGCTATGCGCTAGTTACTGCTTATGTCGTTGTTTTTATTGTTTATCAAATTGGTCGTTTATTTATTTGA
- a CDS encoding FeoB-associated Cys-rich membrane protein — protein MSLIVNLLLGSLIFGYTLYSLIHYIKKSKAGKCAACELEKICECEDRSLNKKGELGS, from the coding sequence GTGAGTTTAATCGTGAATCTTTTATTGGGTAGTTTGATTTTTGGCTATACTTTATATAGCTTAATCCACTACATTAAGAAAAGTAAGGCTGGAAAATGTGCAGCATGCGAACTCGAGAAAATTTGTGAATGTGAAGATCGTTCGCTAAATAAAAAAGGAGAACTTGGAAGTTGA
- a CDS encoding NADPH-dependent oxidoreductase, which produces MNSLIKQMANHRSIRKYETNREIPTEQLNAIIESAQRAPSWMNGQQYSIIGIKNQARKDKLAELTGNPYVADCSVFLIFVADFYRIQLASEKHGKSFGAKTEPDLLLVAATDIGLACENAILAAESFDLGTVCIGGIRRNLAEASAFLGLPEFVFPVVGLCIGYPADRPKVKPRLPKAAVYFEETYQTDTLPLLEKYDEEIIPYFKKGYTEILANAYDKPYYHGITTALKKQGYLGGNK; this is translated from the coding sequence TTGAATTCACTCATTAAACAGATGGCAAACCATCGTTCCATCAGAAAATACGAAACAAATCGCGAAATTCCCACTGAACAATTAAATGCGATTATTGAATCTGCACAACGCGCTCCTTCTTGGATGAATGGACAACAGTATTCTATTATTGGCATTAAAAATCAAGCACGAAAAGATAAGCTCGCCGAATTAACAGGGAATCCTTACGTTGCCGATTGCTCTGTTTTCCTTATATTTGTTGCTGACTTTTATCGTATTCAATTGGCTAGCGAAAAACATGGGAAATCTTTCGGTGCAAAAACTGAACCAGATTTATTGCTGGTTGCCGCAACAGATATCGGGCTTGCATGTGAAAATGCCATTTTAGCAGCAGAAAGTTTTGACTTAGGTACGGTCTGCATCGGTGGAATTCGGCGTAACTTAGCAGAGGCCTCTGCATTTTTAGGATTGCCAGAATTCGTTTTCCCAGTCGTTGGCCTTTGTATTGGCTATCCAGCAGATCGTCCTAAAGTTAAGCCACGTTTACCAAAAGCAGCCGTTTACTTTGAAGAAACTTATCAAACAGATACACTACCACTACTTGAAAAATACGACGAAGAAATCATACCTTATTTTAAAAAAGGCTATACTGAAATACTCGCAAATGCCTATGATAAACCTTATTATCATGGGATTACTACTGCCTTAAAAAAACAGGGCTACTTAGGTGGAAATAAATAA
- the manA gene encoding mannose-6-phosphate isomerase, class I, producing MNEALFFEPVFKERIWGGTKLHDYFGYLLPNHKIGEDWAISAHPNGPSIVKNGMYQGKTLIDLWQKNPELFGHPTEETFPLLTKILDANTDLSVQVHPDDNYAKKHENGELGKTECWYIIDCEPGAELIYGHNAKTKEEFERLADEGNWDKLLRKVKIKPGEFYYVPSGTIHALGTGTLVLETQQNSDTTYRVYDYDRKDASGNKRELHLKKAIDVTTIPHQDASLKSKINKLDGFTETVFVENQFFCVYKWAITQKATLKQKADYTLVSILKGKGTLIIENNRTSIQKGDHFLIPNTVSSFTISGEVTAISSTPRIKN from the coding sequence ATGAACGAAGCTTTATTTTTTGAACCAGTATTTAAGGAACGTATTTGGGGTGGAACAAAACTGCATGATTACTTTGGGTATCTCCTTCCTAATCATAAAATCGGTGAAGATTGGGCAATTTCAGCTCATCCAAATGGTCCTTCAATTGTAAAAAATGGCATGTATCAAGGAAAAACATTAATTGATTTATGGCAGAAAAATCCCGAATTATTTGGCCACCCAACTGAAGAAACATTCCCTTTGTTAACTAAAATTCTTGATGCCAATACCGATCTATCTGTACAGGTCCATCCTGATGATAATTATGCAAAAAAACACGAAAACGGTGAATTAGGTAAAACAGAATGCTGGTATATTATTGATTGTGAACCTGGTGCTGAATTAATTTATGGCCATAATGCGAAAACAAAAGAAGAATTTGAACGCTTGGCTGATGAGGGAAATTGGGATAAGCTCCTTCGCAAAGTAAAAATTAAACCTGGTGAATTTTACTATGTCCCAAGTGGAACCATCCATGCGCTTGGAACAGGCACACTTGTCCTTGAAACACAACAAAATTCTGATACAACTTATCGCGTATACGATTACGACCGCAAAGATGCTTCTGGAAATAAGCGTGAACTTCATTTAAAAAAAGCAATTGATGTCACAACAATTCCTCATCAGGATGCTTCTTTAAAAAGCAAAATAAACAAATTAGATGGCTTCACAGAAACGGTCTTTGTCGAAAATCAGTTTTTCTGCGTCTATAAATGGGCGATCACTCAAAAAGCAACATTAAAACAAAAAGCTGATTATACATTGGTCAGCATTTTAAAGGGAAAAGGCACGCTCATTATCGAAAATAATAGAACCTCTATCCAAAAAGGAGATCACTTCCTCATACCAAATACCGTTTCTTCTTTTACGATTTCTGGTGAAGTTACTGCGATTTCATCTACGCCACGAATAAAAAACTAA
- the hemQ gene encoding hydrogen peroxide-dependent heme synthase, with protein MNEAVKTLDGWYSIHDFRIIDWLNWREASSTTREQALEEFKSFLADLDITKKMGEGDQILYSIVGQKADFVLFLLRPTLEELNAIEMRFNKLAISNYLLPAYSYVSVVELSNYLATHLAGDEDPYENKIIQSKLYPELPAKKHFCFYPMNKKREGNDNWYMLPLKDRQSLISDHGKIGRSYAGKVQQIITGSIGFDDYEWGVTLFSDDALEFKYIVTEMRFDESSARYAEFGPFFIGNLLQATDLTDYFSL; from the coding sequence ATGAACGAAGCAGTAAAAACATTGGATGGATGGTATTCTATTCATGATTTTAGAATCATTGATTGGCTCAATTGGCGCGAAGCAAGTAGTACTACTCGCGAACAAGCTTTAGAAGAATTCAAAAGCTTCCTAGCTGATCTTGACATCACAAAAAAAATGGGTGAAGGCGATCAAATCCTTTATTCCATTGTTGGTCAAAAAGCTGATTTTGTTTTATTTTTATTACGGCCAACACTTGAAGAGCTTAACGCGATTGAAATGCGCTTTAATAAACTAGCTATTTCAAATTATCTTCTTCCTGCGTATTCTTATGTGTCCGTTGTTGAACTTAGTAATTACCTTGCCACTCATTTAGCTGGTGATGAAGATCCATATGAAAACAAAATCATTCAATCAAAACTTTATCCAGAGCTTCCAGCAAAAAAACATTTTTGTTTTTATCCAATGAATAAAAAGCGTGAAGGAAATGACAATTGGTATATGCTACCACTAAAAGATCGGCAATCGCTTATTTCTGATCACGGTAAAATTGGTCGTTCTTATGCTGGAAAAGTACAACAGATTATCACCGGTTCAATCGGCTTTGATGATTATGAATGGGGCGTCACACTTTTCTCTGACGATGCGCTTGAATTTAAGTATATCGTAACTGAGATGCGTTTTGACGAATCCAGTGCACGCTACGCCGAGTTTGGACCATTTTTCATTGGAAACCTACTCCAGGCGACAGACCTGACAGATTACTTTTCATTATAA